In one window of Ferriphaselus amnicola DNA:
- a CDS encoding DUF2231 domain-containing protein — MIEIIPNWHPVFVHFPVVLTTAAVAFTAAGAFSGTRPHAVQCMVTGRWMLWSAALFALIAAAFGWFAFNSVEHDEVSHAAMTLHRNWALGTLVVLVVLAAWDVWRGGSRKTSSLGFLGLLVTVWMLVASTAWHGAELVYRHGLGVMSLPDVHAVQDMTPHDEVGHAHDHAH, encoded by the coding sequence ATGATTGAGATTATTCCAAACTGGCATCCGGTATTCGTGCATTTTCCTGTCGTACTCACCACGGCTGCGGTGGCATTCACCGCTGCCGGCGCATTCTCCGGAACCCGGCCACATGCGGTGCAATGCATGGTAACGGGACGCTGGATGTTATGGAGTGCGGCATTGTTTGCGTTGATTGCTGCCGCGTTCGGCTGGTTCGCCTTCAACAGCGTTGAGCATGATGAAGTAAGTCATGCCGCCATGACCTTGCATCGCAATTGGGCGCTTGGGACACTGGTGGTTCTGGTTGTGCTCGCCGCCTGGGATGTATGGCGCGGGGGCTCACGCAAAACATCCTCACTAGGTTTCTTGGGATTGCTGGTTACTGTATGGATGCTAGTGGCAAGCACGGCCTGGCACGGTGCCGAACTGGTGTATCGCCATGGGTTGGGGGTCATGTCTTTACCGGATGTTCATGCCGTACAAGATATGACGCCGCACGATGAGGTTGGGCATGCACATGATCACGCGCATTGA
- a CDS encoding copper-binding protein, translated as MKPANLSQVLAAAMAATVAMTGAVYAVTPSHSHEDAQHAQIQAKHEGYGVLKAVNTEAGKVQLAHGAIPSLGWPAMTMWFALRDPLPKDVMVGDNVRFELEQVNSKEWVIIRIERKR; from the coding sequence ATGAAACCAGCAAATTTGTCCCAAGTATTGGCAGCTGCAATGGCAGCAACGGTCGCGATGACAGGGGCGGTGTATGCCGTAACGCCGTCCCACAGCCATGAGGATGCGCAGCATGCCCAAATTCAGGCGAAACACGAAGGTTACGGGGTGCTTAAGGCCGTAAACACGGAAGCGGGCAAGGTACAGCTCGCACATGGGGCGATTCCCTCGTTGGGATGGCCAGCAATGACTATGTGGTTTGCGCTGCGCGATCCGTTGCCCAAGGATGTAATGGTGGGCGACAACGTGCGTTTTGAACTGGAACAAGTCAACTCGAAAGAATGGGTAATTATCCGTATTGAGCGTAAACGCTGA
- a CDS encoding HD domain-containing phosphohydrolase has translation MTREFHNPHASHIGLSDRLPFHYESSAIVPVAAERLFEFVDDHASLSAHMGDSSWRMGWSRMEIALDENRGRSVGSHIRLDGKVLGIRLALDEVVTERNPSQYKSWETTGSPRLLVMGHYRMGFEITPQGNGSLLRVFVDYALPDFVPARWLGHLLGRYYAKWCVRQMLDGAVSHFSEPMTVEEQAGAAFVEALAEALDIRERETGLHSKRVACHTLVLARRFTRDTEQLRQIYWGALLHDIGKIGIPDAILLKPGALNEDEWREMRTHPEKGYRIVSQIPGMAEAAEIVLSHEERFDGRGYPRELHGEKICQGARLFAVIDTLDAMTSDRSYRKAMTFDEAKEEIVNMSGTQFDPAAVQAFLEEEVALREMVLAKCMEPNSPDFSDETKPLKGTAHEHKH, from the coding sequence ATGACGCGAGAATTTCACAATCCCCATGCAAGCCATATTGGCCTGAGCGACAGGCTGCCTTTTCATTATGAAAGCAGCGCCATTGTTCCGGTTGCGGCAGAGCGGTTGTTTGAATTCGTCGACGACCACGCGAGTCTGTCTGCACACATGGGCGACTCTTCATGGAGGATGGGCTGGAGCCGGATGGAAATCGCGCTAGACGAAAACAGGGGAAGAAGCGTCGGTTCGCACATCCGGCTGGATGGAAAGGTTCTCGGCATCCGCCTCGCGCTCGATGAGGTCGTGACGGAGCGCAACCCATCGCAGTACAAATCGTGGGAAACGACGGGTTCGCCGCGGTTGCTGGTGATGGGGCATTACCGGATGGGGTTCGAGATCACCCCACAGGGGAATGGTTCGCTGCTACGTGTATTCGTCGATTACGCGTTGCCGGATTTTGTCCCCGCGCGCTGGCTCGGCCACCTGCTTGGCCGCTATTACGCCAAATGGTGCGTCCGGCAGATGCTGGACGGCGCGGTAAGTCACTTCAGCGAACCCATGACTGTAGAGGAGCAGGCGGGTGCAGCATTTGTGGAGGCATTAGCCGAAGCGCTGGACATCCGCGAACGTGAAACCGGCCTGCATTCGAAACGGGTTGCCTGCCACACTCTGGTGCTGGCACGCCGGTTTACACGAGATACAGAGCAACTGCGCCAGATTTATTGGGGGGCGCTGCTGCACGACATCGGGAAAATCGGGATACCCGATGCCATCCTGTTGAAACCGGGAGCACTCAATGAAGACGAGTGGCGGGAGATGCGGACTCATCCGGAAAAGGGCTACCGTATCGTGTCTCAAATCCCCGGCATGGCGGAGGCCGCCGAAATCGTACTCAGCCACGAAGAGCGTTTTGATGGGCGCGGTTATCCGCGGGAGCTTCATGGCGAGAAAATTTGCCAAGGAGCGAGACTCTTTGCGGTGATCGATACCCTGGATGCAATGACCTCCGACCGTTCTTATCGCAAGGCGATGACATTCGACGAGGCGAAGGAAGAAATCGTCAATATGAGCGGTACCCAGTTCGACCCGGCTGCAGTGCAGGCCTTTCTGGAAGAAGAGGTTGCATTGCGCGAAATGGTCTTGGCCAAATGCATGGAGCCGAACAGTCCCGATTTTTCCGATGAAACGAAGCCTTTGAAAGGAACAGCACATGAGCACAAGCACTGA
- a CDS encoding DUF5676 family membrane protein, with protein MKLNPLRIGITLALSAAAINLVCAAAVYLFPEATIGFVNAWVHGLNLSIIISDKPWALGGVVYGLFGVTLTGFLGGALFAVCYNLTGRCSGGCHE; from the coding sequence ATGAAACTGAATCCCTTGCGCATCGGTATTACTTTGGCATTGTCTGCAGCAGCTATCAATTTGGTATGTGCGGCAGCAGTGTACTTATTTCCTGAGGCGACGATCGGCTTCGTGAACGCGTGGGTTCACGGTTTGAATCTCTCCATAATCATTAGCGACAAGCCGTGGGCATTGGGCGGAGTGGTCTATGGCCTTTTCGGCGTTACCCTGACCGGTTTTCTGGGCGGAGCCTTGTTTGCAGTCTGCTACAACCTGACAGGTAGGTGCTCCGGAGGTTGCCATGAATGA